The following are from one region of the Actinomyces sp. oral taxon 897 genome:
- a CDS encoding diacylglycerol kinase family protein: MSTSATASAAPSYPASPSPAPRRRRWHLEDYVLVASCLGFVVWTALVGAGATGWLDHLRPSRLAPRSVPGQIYEAVSLATHPVIVFTAIGVAALVAYKRRMRRLAVALAATFITPAVGTAVSMWLSRTRPASAFADSISHQGYAYPAAHVVAVTIASWVLVTLTRAQRRPTSNIWAGSLLGVLVVLATCASQWLMGLSRISDILGGLLLGSAGAAAALRIGGIQAILASWGHLGLASRAVDRRAAVILNPTKLDDLSLLRRRVDSEVLSAGWRPTVWLETTAEDPGHAAARAALDAGVDLVLVAGGDGTVRVVASELAGTGVSMALLPSGTGNLLARNLSVPLDTDAALRLALTGRPRRIDVVTVSTDAGTPDSGLPGDGLPGNSSTEAAGSLGAQVLSTPGPWEADAPGPRVTAVTSAEGPGLERPDAKGPGLAGPSTEEAGLAGAAGAPGTAASPASRQPPGAPEAGTKGPGTAEVPDASPPQVVAPRLSPAADGATRFAVMAGLGLDAQIMEDTNDGLKKVIRAGAYAVAAVQNAVPDPFTLTLRIDGGEPTTHQAVMALVGNVGTITRGMTLFPRAVPDDGVIDLLLANPSHVVSWAKLGTGLLTGMDVEGLDFFRARSIEMTLDRPVPFELDGDTAGVTRHLAVRVEPGVLSVIAP; this comes from the coding sequence GTGAGCACGTCCGCGACCGCCTCGGCCGCGCCCTCCTACCCCGCCAGTCCCTCCCCCGCGCCCCGTCGGCGCCGCTGGCACCTGGAGGACTACGTCCTGGTGGCCTCCTGCCTGGGGTTCGTGGTCTGGACCGCCCTGGTGGGCGCGGGCGCCACGGGCTGGCTGGACCACCTGCGCCCATCCCGGCTGGCTCCCCGGTCCGTCCCGGGCCAGATCTACGAGGCGGTCTCCCTGGCCACCCACCCGGTCATTGTCTTTACGGCTATCGGGGTGGCCGCCCTGGTGGCCTACAAGCGTCGGATGCGGCGTCTGGCGGTGGCGCTGGCGGCCACATTCATTACGCCTGCCGTGGGGACGGCGGTGAGCATGTGGCTCAGCCGCACCCGACCGGCGTCGGCCTTTGCCGACTCCATCTCGCACCAGGGCTACGCCTACCCGGCCGCGCACGTGGTGGCCGTGACCATTGCCTCGTGGGTGCTGGTGACCCTGACGCGGGCGCAACGGCGACCGACCTCCAATATCTGGGCCGGGTCCCTCCTGGGGGTGCTGGTGGTCCTGGCCACCTGCGCCAGCCAGTGGCTCATGGGCCTGAGCCGGATCTCCGACATCCTGGGCGGCCTCCTGCTGGGCTCGGCGGGTGCCGCGGCGGCCCTGCGTATTGGCGGCATCCAGGCGATCCTGGCCTCCTGGGGGCACCTGGGGCTGGCCAGTCGTGCCGTGGACCGACGCGCCGCCGTCATCCTCAACCCCACCAAGCTCGACGACCTGTCCCTGCTGCGGCGCCGCGTGGACTCCGAGGTCCTGTCGGCGGGCTGGCGGCCTACCGTGTGGCTGGAGACGACGGCGGAGGACCCCGGTCACGCGGCCGCCCGTGCGGCCCTGGACGCCGGGGTGGACCTGGTGCTGGTGGCGGGGGGCGACGGGACGGTGCGGGTGGTGGCCTCCGAGCTGGCCGGCACGGGGGTGTCCATGGCGCTGCTGCCCTCGGGCACCGGCAACCTCCTGGCCCGTAACCTCTCGGTTCCCCTGGACACCGACGCCGCCCTGCGCCTGGCGCTGACGGGCCGGCCGCGCCGCATTGACGTGGTCACGGTGAGCACCGACGCCGGTACCCCGGATTCTGGCCTGCCAGGGGACGGCCTGCCGGGGAACAGCTCCACTGAGGCGGCGGGCAGCCTGGGCGCCCAGGTTCTGAGCACCCCGGGCCCTTGGGAGGCCGACGCCCCCGGCCCCCGGGTCACTGCGGTGACCAGCGCTGAGGGACCCGGGCTCGAGAGGCCCGACGCTAAGGGGCCCGGGCTCGCGGGGCCCAGCACCGAGGAGGCTGGCCTGGCCGGTGCCGCCGGAGCGCCGGGGACCGCCGCCTCCCCCGCCTCACGGCAGCCTCCCGGAGCTCCGGAGGCTGGCACCAAGGGGCCCGGCACCGCTGAGGTGCCGGACGCCTCCCCGCCCCAGGTCGTGGCCCCCCGCCTGAGTCCCGCGGCCGACGGGGCCACCCGTTTCGCGGTCATGGCGGGGCTGGGCCTGGACGCCCAGATTATGGAGGACACCAATGACGGGCTGAAGAAGGTCATCCGCGCGGGCGCCTACGCGGTGGCCGCGGTGCAGAACGCGGTCCCGGACCCCTTCACCCTGACCCTGCGCATTGACGGCGGGGAGCCGACCACGCACCAGGCCGTCATGGCCCTGGTAGGTAATGTGGGGACGATCACGCGCGGCATGACGCTCTTCCCCCGGGCTGTGCCCGACGACGGGGTGATCGACCTGCTTCTGGCCAACCCGTCCCACGTGGTCTCCTGGGCCAAGCTGGGCACGGGCCTGCTGACGGGCATGGACGTGGAGGGGCTGGACTTCTTCCGGGCGCGCAGCATTGAGATGACCCTGGACCGCCCCGTGCCCTTTGAGCTCGACGGCGACACCGCCGGGGTCACCCGCCACCTGGCCGTCCGCGTGGAGCCCGGGGTCCTGTCAGTCATAGCCCCCTGA